From the Papaver somniferum cultivar HN1 chromosome 2, ASM357369v1, whole genome shotgun sequence genome, the window tcttaatgttgattcatgttgttatcaaaaaaaaatctttattggcagtagttatattatggagtattggatcagtaatttgtggtctttcattatctaacattctgAATAGATATATCCACGTACTCCCACTGATTATGCCATCATTAACGAATTTATATTTTCGGTTTCAATAAATCTCATACTAAGGTTAGAACATTAAAGAATACCGtttggattatttaggaaaaccaatgaaccaataatagtttccaaatccaattttcattctatggaatgtaagccctcacctccaactgaacaaccattacttaaaggtgatttaaactaggtttccgTCCATTATATtccaaagtgtgtctttgaaacttCTTTACTCGGAAATCTATTTACATTACACAGTTGTTGAAAGAACATACATTCACTGATATGTGGTCATCATGCATAACTCGTCATGTttctaaccattttcataaaagtatgattttGCTTTTTGTTATACGCCATTATGCCAAGGATAAGTTTCCCTTGTGTATTGAGCAACAAATCCAAACTTTTGGAGATACTACGtaaaagatttaggatattatcaTGTTTTGTCATACgtttcacaatattcaccacctttatcagactttatgattttcactttctctataattgcctctcaatttcaataatgaatgttcAAGAAAACATCCACGAATTGAGATTCATAATGAAATTGATAGATGTACACAGTAAAGCAAAAAAatcatcaggtgataaacaattATATCTTCCAAAAATGGACCATTgaaagtctacaaaataatcataatcaacaattaataagaacgaaagctgaaatttataatagagataaatgacaGTTAATCTTACAATAGTTTCATACCTTCGATAAgattctcctgtgggtaaaaccttatcaaggaacaatgtgagacatgaaaaacatcagtacatattttaccttctcatacacacaacattatttttatttaatacCACAACTAGAATCACCTGTGGGAGAATCTCGTCCTATCAtgtattaacaaactcaaataattctaatgctcaaccTAATACACCGGAATAATAGTCACCTGTGGGTAGCTATTATTTTACATGAatatgaaacatttagataaaCTTAAAGCTTGTTTAAACTTGTGAACCAAAACTACTTGTGAGCAGCATTGATCGTTAAGTCAAACTAAAagaactcaaaatatacaatacttacaagataagagtttagtatcactgtggtgataactaaactaTCTAGGAAACATGTACAATTGGAAATATTACAATAAGTTTTCTTGTGATATTGCATAGTCCCACTCAACGATATGGACATACTTGATCTGATCATAAATTTAGTCGATTATAAACAATTATGAGTAAACCTAAAACATTAGTCATTTACTCAAAAGTATGTCATCATATATAAATTGTAAAAATAACAACACCCTTTAATTGAAAAATATCAAACATAATGAACTTTTCGTAAAACAAAATCGAGCATTAAGCAAGTCTAGGAGTATAATTCAATAATCAAATTTCGTGAAAGAAAATTCTTTGATGCATTACTAATTTAAATCCCGATACAAGCTTAATGATCATATTAAATAGGGGTTATAGTATGGATACGTTTAGAATAGGAAATGAATGTCATTTCACAAATATTTGAGAATGTATCCAAAAAATAAAACCTTAATTGTTTTAGAGAATGCAATAAATTTTGGATATTATACACATAATAACAATTTTCATGAAAATAGTGTAGTGGATTACTCAACTCAATAATGGTTTAATTtaagtaaattttcttttatgcattttatacaaaataattaaaaattatgTAGAATTTACTTAGTCTTGATCTTAATTTTAatgtctaatgcagtcaaaactGGCACGCAAGTATGAAAATGAAGAGAAATGACATTATACACTTATTAAAACATAAAGTGATTCAGGTCCATAATGTATGATCAAATAAAGATCATATCTTTCAATATTTTtcttaaacatgtgaactcaGATCACTTGTGGGTAATTGTTGTTCTAATATATTTAAGCAAAATAATATCATAAGCACTTAATAATATAATGGTTAAGGGTTAAAAAATTATTTGAAATCACTGTGGTGATTGCCAAACAATTTAACAATAATACCATTATCATAATAATCCGATAATCGCTAAATCTTACCGTAACGATTTGGCGAATTCGTGCTTATAATAACATTATGCTTATCGGTAAGATAAAAACAATAttctagtatcactgtggtgatagctaAATAATCCTGACATAATAATCTTAAGCACGGTAATCTTACACaattaaaaattcaacatttagaGAGAAATTCTACCTCAAATGCACAATCTCAAAGAAAACCATATCATAACACACATAAAAATTAATTAGCGTAAAATGGTTCAATTATAAATTTCATACTGAATTCTTGGTAAGAAATTGTTTCAATTGGTGCATTAATTTTCGATAAAGCGGAAGTAAAATAATATGATCATATTTCGTTAGTAAAATCCACTTCATAATTTCTTAACATACATTGGAAATTTGGTTTTAGTTAAAAATTGTTTTTCTTTATGAATTAGTTATATAATGaacaaactctacatatgatcaaATTTTAACCATGAAAAATTAAAACCAGTTCAGTTCAGACCCATTAAAAAACCGAACAACATTTGGCATGGTATACAAATCAAGCATTAACATTAAAACATGACAAACCCATTTCTGAAGTTTCAACTTTCAAGTTTAATCACATGAGAGAAAATGACATTTTACGAGATAAGGTCGAGCATGCTATTTTGAATCAGTTACATTTTCAATCAATACGACCAAATTTTAACGTAATATGGGCGTCATTTATTTGTATCTTAAAGTCCAACTTAATGTGAAACAACTGGTGCGTTTATGTATCCACTAAAGTCCAATACTAAAATCCTGAGAAATTAATTTAGTAAATTTATGGTGCATTAATCTTCTTAATGGAGAGTGGAAACAAAACGTTATGAACCCTCATTAATAAAACGTGAAAGGAAAATGAATGTTAAAATGGTTTTGGTGAGTGGAGAAAAAACGTTTATTAACCATCATTAATAAAATGTGAAAGGAAGATGAATGTTTCAAATGGTTTCTGAAGAACGTCTGAATCTCATAAATTTCACAGGCCCGTTATAAATGTCTTAAGCCCGTCACTGCCAATTTAAGCCCGTTAATGATTCAAAATACTGTATTCTTTTAACAAAGAGGAAGATTAAGATGTAACCCTAATTTATGTTGCGGCGGGAACGATACATAATTTTAGTTCCAGCATATTACTTTCATGAATTGTTGTCATAAACggttggaaggaaagaacattATGTGTAACCAAGAACTTCTCAAGAGACATAGACGATAATTTCAATATTGCATATAGTTATATGGAAGATCATGAGtgctaaacacaagctctagatgccaactataagttttgatttataGATCATTAATTTAAGATCGTTGAAATTCATGATTATCACACATTAATATACAATTAGAGTTTATGCAAAATACCTGGTAAAGGTAATCCATGGTACAACACCGATCATCTTACTGTAGCCATAATACCTTGTGGAGTtcttggtttctccttcttgacctCATACATTATGAATGGTAAAATTCTCGAACCCAATACTGATGACTATTgtgttccttttataggtagaaggaggaccaagttcTAGGGTTTAGTATTGATAttaaatctcgaccgtccatcaaagaagagatattagGAATATAATCCCATAAAGAAAACCGAATATAAGTATAGCAATAATCTAGATTACCAAGATTATTACATGGGCCCAAGGGAATATTTCTAGTCATACAAAAATATTCGTACACGACTGACTGGAAATGATAAGTTAAAAGTTGTTATGGAGGGTAGACACTAGATTAAAGCTTTACCTCACAGGCTATGTAGGAAGCAGCAAAATCGAGAGAGAATCCAACTTTAATCAATACTTGTCTGTTAacataatgaaaataaaattaacatatctTAGATATTTGCCTCATGATATCTTGAATAACATAACTAAAAGTAGTATACAGGGAATATGAGAAAAGGAAATACAATTAAAGTCGTACACCAGAACAGTATGCATCACCAAGTTATGCTTGATTACGAGGTCAGTCACATACTTTTGTCCATCAAAATCAGATGTTTTCCATGTCAAAATCAGCAAGATCTACCACCCGTACACACATGATTGGATGTATCAAAATCAATAGTAATACATCATGGCATAATACGGTTTTGTACCATTAATTATGAGCATGTGTACAATCATttacacattaacaatcaacaggTGTATAACTATGcacacattaacaatcaacatgtgtacaactatgtacacgttaacaatcaataaaattagagtAGATTCTTCATTCACAACACACAAAAGCAAGATTTTCGGATTTATAAATGAAATACAATACTTGTTTACTCACATGTGCAAGTTTAAAtattgaactaaaaattaaaaGGTGACGAATTTGACAACTGCTGAAACAAACACCTTTCAATACCAGACACAAAAGTGTAAAGGAGTTGTTCAACCAATAGTATCTCAATACATAACACACCAAATAATACATAAACATCACTTGCAGACAGTAGGAAacatcaacagcagcaggaaaaaGTTTGGGTTCCATGGAGTGCATTATATACTCAACTAGGCCACAAAACCCTAACCCCTAGTATTCTTGAAGTGACTAAAGGCTACAAATCCAAATAACATAGGTAGTAAGTTCAAAACAAGAAGAGGAACCACACATAACAAGAAAGCCTAAGATTAGTAACTGGCTCTCAATCAAAACCTTCTAACATGACAGCTCTTTCTGTAACTCTAAGAATCAGTTAAAAGGTGGATACAAGAACAAAGTCTACCAGCTCTAGTATGTCACGTCGATGGTGACTAAAGTCATTTCcgagaataaattaaattaatttttcacAGTATCCCTTTGTTATGTGGTATCATTAACTGAATATATACAACTCAGATGTTATAACACATCCTTTTTTATAGCACCTAATCTTGATCTCAAAAGAAACAGAACCGGGAACAAAGAATTTTCAAGCCAATGGCTAGCTTACTGCTGGCTAAGAAGGGCATATTATAGTCACATTTTCTATAAAAAATGACTACTTAAAACACTTGCTGATATGGTAGAAAATTATCCTTTCCTAAGTTCCAGCTACTGATCAATAATTATGACCAACAATGATGACGAAATGATTAATAGTATAGACTAGAGAACAATGTGGTACTTAATTATATACATATATTGTCAAGTTAAATAACAATTGGAACAATGAACCTGTTATCAtataaaaaaatgtttatttggTATGAAAACAATGGAACTAAAATGAAGCAATTAGCCTCGGTCATACAAAAAGACATGATGGGTAGAGCAAGTTATGACACTGGTCTACAACCTACTCTCCTATTTTTACATCCCACAATCTATCCAACATTAAAAGATACTTAAATGGAAATCAATGTACAACGAGTTGCACAAAAGAAATTTGGATCTTTATATTAGATACTTTGGAACAGTTGTGTGTACGAGTGAAACCAAACAAAAAATATAcattaagaaaccaaaaacaaaacgtTTGCACGAGtgaaaccaaataaaaaaaatgtacaCTAAGAAAAGGAATATGCATTTTCCAGAATTATCCATAAATTGGAACCTAGTCAAATAGGTATATAGCTAGAAATGATTCATCCATTTTTATTGACTTTCAAATCAAGTTTGTCAACTACGACCCTGTCTAATAGTGTCTGCATCCTTGTAATTGTATAATGTTAAGACCTAAGAGTGATAATTCAACTAAATAACACACCAATAAAAGATTGTCAATAATTAAGGTTttctaattttatctagattttcGGCGAAATTTCCAGATCAAAGAAGGCTTTCAATCCTATTATTTAGGgatttaatatttttatggatGTTTCCAAACACATCTAATTTCCATTGAGATAAATCCTAGGATAATAGTTTGAGCTTCAGATAGATGTTCCTGTCCTGGGTAGTGCCGGAGTGAAAATTCTAAGAGTTGGCAACTATCGAAGCTAAAGTTGGATGCGACAGCCAAAATCTAATGCATCTAAatggtttttgtaatttttgcttTTCTGGATTTGAATCAAGAAGGAGCGGCGAATGATCagaaccaactctaggcaaatgACTCACCTTTGTGTCTGGAAATTTCTGCGTCCATTGGGAGGATGTTAAAGCTCTGTCATTTCTTTCACATATATTGGCATCACTTTCTCTGTTATTAGACCATGTGAATGGGATCCTTCGTACCCTACATCTTGAAGCCCCAAAAGATTCAAGATAGACGAATTGATTGCcgaagtttttcttttttcataaaTTTTATTAAGTTTGGTTTCATCAATAATTGGCAGGGACACTTCTATTAGACCATATGAATGGCGCTCCTTCGTACCTTACATCTTGAAGCCCCAAAAAATTCAAGATAGACGGAATTGATTGCCGAAGTTTCTCTATTTTCATAAATTTTATTAAGTTTGGTTTCATCAATAATTGGCAGGGACACTTTTATCatagtttccttatttttttttatttttctttttgatataaaaAGATTTCACGAAGGCAAAGAATAGGATCCGAAAGGAAACAAAACTTACTAAACGATGCAAGACCCAAACAACTAATTAATAGTCTAACATCATAATAATATTCAATGGCTACAAGTAGTGTAACACCATAATTCCATAGCTATATTATATTGCTTAGCGTGCCCAATAATACTAAATAACTTAACAACCAGAAGCAAGAAAAGTTCTCACAAGTCTTAAGGGATAGCTAAGAAATACATCCAGACTGTATTATTGACAATTTTCATTATTACCAGGACCTCCATAATAGAAACCGTAACCGTTTTTATGTTTTTCATCAATTTTTAAATCATAGCAATTTGGTTTCGATACAACCGTCATAACATCTTTGGGGTCTCTGGCTTCGTTGTTTTCATCGACTACTTGGACATAATTAAAATAACTAGATATTCCTAAACCTCCTTCTGAAGGGAAATGACCGCTACCCATCTGAGTCGTAGTATGTCGGTTTTTCCATCTTTGATTAAAGATTTCTCCACCGAAATCTACTTCTGTGGCTGTCTTTGATAATTGGGTAAAAAGCGAACTTGGATAATATCCCACAGGAATACCTTGTACTTGCACCCACCAATTTCCACTATTTTGGTCCTGCAAATTGATTTAATGTCAATCTTTACGACAAAATTGGCAAAAAAATTAAGACATTAATACTTTTATTTTACTACCTTGTGTATACTAAAGGTGGCATCTTTTTGATCTCCTTTGAAAGCGGACAATTCTGTGAAAGTGCAACCAATGGCGATATTTGAGGATGTATGCACAAAACCTTCACACATGAGGTTGTAGCAACCAGTTTTGTAGTCATCCGGctaacaaaaaattataaaattagacgatacaaaaaaaaaagaaaaaaaacatcgaACCATCCTACATAACAatggattcaaaaaaaaaaaaatcttatgggGAATGTCTAACTAATATTCTTCCTAGTCCAGGAAGTTTAACATATTGTAATAATGGTTTAAtgttgaaaataataaaatatcagACGGCATCCTTCACCGTAATAACACTTACCGTCCACAATATAAAAAATCTGGTCTGGTTATCACCATATATATTTTCTGACACctgttaaaaaaataaattaaaattctGTAGCGCAGGGAAAAAATTTGAACTATGGAAACATAACCTTGGATGGAAAACTCACTTCCCATCCAGCTTCAATAGTATTGATGTCATCATTTTCACCGGCTACAACCCATATTTGAGATACACTTATCTCAAGTGGTGTTTCCACAACGGGATTCCAAAGATTTATTTTTGCTTGTGCTCCTAGAAAATTCCCGAACACCCTGATTACCGCATACTAGAAAACATATTTTTCAAATTAGCACAACCAATACgaaaaaaactaataaaacttTTCATAAAAAGATAATTATAAATATACCTCATGGCCGCTCTTATCACGGCCGCTCCTATCACCGTTTGAATGTACTGTACTAGGCATTTTATAATGAGAAAATTTCTGACGACGATATTTGTGCGAAAGTATTGAACGGGAATCTTTTATATTCCTACGTATAGGGATAGTTCCTTGTGGACATTTTCCATACTTATGCCAGGCCTGTGTAATCTGAAGTGTCCCGAAATTATCTAATTTCATATTCGTCGGGCTCATACTAGGTTTAACCTGTTTAATATATATCAATAAGCAATTCTCTTTAGAGCTTCAAATAAGAAAAATCAAGTAATTATGAGGAAAGGTATTACTAAACCTGTATTGTATGATTACGAAGCAAATGATGATTAAGCGAAGGTTGTTTGTAGATATCATAACAATCGATGATTTCATCTTTATCAACCTACACCATAAGAATCAATCAATGATGAGTGCGTCAAGAAACATGAGATTATTGTGAAAACGAATGTGAACTATTTTACCAGAATGGATTTGATTATTGATCTGTTCATGACATCTGAAACTATTCTTCCATCGACTAATTCTTTTGAAACTAACCCCAGAAACACCGATATTGCTAGAATGAGTGACCAACAGATCGAGGTCATGAATTTAGACATTATTAGTCTAATAATTGTAGACGAAACCAACAAAAATTCAACTGCTCCATAAAAGACATGGGAGGTGGATTTATATGGGTGACATCGATTATGTCATATTACTACCAATACATACGGAGTATTAATTATTTTCCTTTCTTATATCGGTAAAATTATTTACCTACCAACGAATATGTATATATTCTCACCTAAAATATCCATTGTAATATATAGTCATTATGAGAAATATCTATCCTAACAATTGTGATATATATCTTATCTCTGTATACTTACTATAAAGAAAAGAGGGTCTTTTTGGACCTTGTCCACCCTCTTTTACAAAATTACCCTCGCTGATTTCTCGCATCGCAATTATGCAagaaagggtaaaatagtatcttgacttcacaatagaaaaggagttttgttttctctTCGTTCCGTCTCCAACTGCTTTCGTCTGAAACCTCCGCCATGGTTTCTGCAACACCTCCACCATGAAAGAAGAACAACAGCTACGACAAATGAGACCTAACAGCAGATTTCAACCCAGGTTATTCGATTGTTAATCttattcttctttaattttgacaaTTTGAATCACcgatttttgacctaatttttggCTTCTTATTTCAGCAACCATTGCAATTGCTTTCCATTCCTTATGCTACGGAACACCTGAGGCCTTAACATCACTTTCCAACTCAGGTTAGTTAAATTCCTACTTTATTCAAATTTGGGAACAGTCACCGATTTTCAAACCATATAAATCGGGTAccaaaattgaaattcagtttactcAACTGTTTTTGGTGATTCTTAATTTGGGTTCCACTTTTCAGTTAGTTTCAAACCATATAAATTGAGTGTTGTTAGTAAAATTCAGGAACAATTGCTTTGTAACTACACTTGCTTTCAGTGAAACCAttgtatttgatgaattttatttttagattctGTAAACCTCAGTTGTTCGTTGATATTATTTGTAAACCTCATTTGTCTGTTGATTTATTGTCAACTTCAGTTTCTCTTTTCATTTTTGGTGGAGTAGTTTTGTGGTAGTATAAGGATTTAACCAAGTTGAAGGCTCTGAACTTCTGTTGTTTGTATAAATGCCTAAGATAGTCCTACTGTTTAATTTAGTCAAAATTTTCCCTTGACATCATATCAATCTTACGGTGTGATTGCGATATTGGAGTTTGTTACGGTTTTGGGATTAATAACAGTGCTACCTTATATCAACATATTGGGTTAAATGTGGTTGATAGGTAGAAGTGGTCAAGGAGATTACAAGAGAGAGAAGCTTACTATGAAATAACATTGAGATGCCTATCGAGCGAGTAGTCCAGAATGTAAAATGCAGATGGGCATGAATTAGACACAATTGATGGTAGTcgaaaaagaaagtacatatgTTAAATTTCCAATCGCTATAAGACAAAAGGGTTTCGAGTACGTAATTAGATATGTAGAGTTTCAGCTACCTGCGTATCTCATGCATATGAAAATTTAACATCGTAGCTGCACCGCTCCATCATGTGGACCAATCATCATCAATACCTCACCCAGCTGCTTAGCCACTTTTCTCGCCATGTAAACTCTATCAAATATGAAACTAGTGAACTTGAAGACAGCCCAAGATATATACTTGTTAAAAT encodes:
- the LOC113349398 gene encoding uncharacterized protein LOC113349398, which translates into the protein MVEVLQKPWRRFQTKAVGDGTKRKQNSFSIVKSRYYFTLSCIIAMREISEGNFVKEGGQGPKRPSFLYTISVFLGLVSKELVDGRIVSDVMNRSIIKSILVDKDEIIDCYDIYKQPSLNHHLLRNHTIQVKPSMSPTNMKLDNFGTLQITQAWHKYGKCPQGTIPIRRNIKDSRSILSHKYRRQKFSHYKMPSTVHSNGDRSGRDKSGHEYAVIRVFGNFLGAQAKINLWNPVVETPLEISVSQIWVVAGENDDINTIEAGWEVSENIYGDNQTRFFILWTPDDYKTGCYNLMCEGFVHTSSNIAIGCTFTELSAFKGDQKDATFSIHKDQNSGNWWVQVQGIPVGYYPSSLFTQLSKTATEVDFGGEIFNQRWKNRHTTTQMGSGHFPSEGGLGISSYFNYVQVVDENNEARDPKDVMTVVSKPNCYDLKIDEKHKNGYGFYYGGPGNNENCQ